The following are from one region of the Spirochaetota bacterium genome:
- a CDS encoding flagellar protein FlaG, with product MDINRVMPVNTGQTKIAGLKEQAGQAHNKVREDDGGSPPLSRENADSLASMLNSATRSMDRKIAFSVDDDTQRIVMKIQDSRTNETVREIPPRELRQLLKHMHDFIGMFVDESR from the coding sequence ATGGATATTAACAGAGTCATGCCGGTAAACACCGGACAAACAAAGATAGCCGGACTGAAGGAACAGGCCGGCCAGGCGCACAATAAGGTGCGGGAAGACGACGGGGGCAGCCCCCCTCTCAGCAGGGAAAACGCCGACAGCCTGGCTTCCATGCTCAATTCGGCGACCAGATCCATGGACAGGAAGATCGCCTTCTCGGTGGACGATGACACACAGCGGATCGTGATGAAGATCCAGGACAGCCGGACCAACGAGACGGTGCGGGAGATCCCGCCCAGGGAGCTTAGGCAGCTTCTCAAACACATGCACGATTTCATCGGCATGTTCGTTGACGAATCGCGGTAG
- a CDS encoding flagellin: protein MRINHNMSAIFANRQLQAVSERMDKSIEKLASGERINRAGDDASGLAVSEKMRTQINGLLQAEKNSQNGLSFIQVAEGSLQQINDILQRVRMLAVQSANGIYSNADRMQIQVEVSQLIEEVDRITTSAEFNRMKMLTGMYGRNSKTGSMFFHVGPNQGQRMRAYIGTMSARALNLVDGARKRSISTVGLANSMIGYIDLALDKLNRQRADLGAYYNRMENTISALSRNYENMLAADSRIRDADMASEMVEFTKNQILVKSGTAMLAQANQKPQLILQLLQ, encoded by the coding sequence ATGAGAATCAATCACAACATGAGCGCCATTTTCGCTAACAGGCAGCTCCAGGCGGTTTCCGAAAGGATGGATAAGTCCATTGAAAAGCTTGCATCGGGCGAGCGTATCAACCGGGCTGGTGACGACGCTTCGGGTCTGGCCGTGTCTGAAAAGATGCGCACCCAGATCAACGGCCTGCTCCAGGCTGAAAAGAATTCCCAGAACGGGCTTTCTTTTATTCAGGTCGCCGAAGGGTCTCTCCAGCAGATCAACGACATTTTGCAGCGGGTCCGGATGCTCGCGGTGCAGTCGGCCAACGGGATTTATTCAAACGCGGACAGGATGCAGATCCAGGTCGAGGTTTCGCAGTTGATCGAGGAAGTGGACCGTATAACCACCTCCGCCGAATTCAACAGGATGAAGATGCTTACCGGCATGTACGGACGCAACAGCAAAACCGGCAGCATGTTCTTCCATGTGGGACCCAACCAGGGCCAGAGGATGAGGGCTTATATCGGCACGATGAGCGCCAGGGCCCTCAACCTGGTGGACGGGGCGAGAAAACGCTCCATCTCCACGGTTGGACTGGCCAATTCCATGATTGGGTACATCGATTTGGCTTTGGACAAGCTGAATCGCCAGAGGGCGGATCTGGGGGCTTACTACAACAGGATGGAGAACACCATCAGCGCCCTGTCGCGGAATTACGAAAACATGCTCGCTGCCGATTCCCGGATACGGGACGCGGACATGGCCTCGGAAATGGTTGAGTTCACAAAGAACCAGATCCTCGTGAAGAGTGGTACTGCGATGCTGGCTCAGGCGAATCAAAAGCCTCAGCTTATACTGCAACTGCTCCAGTGA
- a CDS encoding flagellin: MIINNNMGAINANRTLKFTHWDVDKSMQKLSSGIRINKAGDDASGLAVSEKMRTQIQGLRQAERNTEDGMSFVQTAEGYLNQSAQIIQRIRVLSVQAANGIYSNEDRQLIQVEVSALVDEVDRIASQAEFNRFKVLTGEFSKVNPKASMWLHMGANANQRERIYIGTMTAQSFRLRDGTGKVVVSLSSPGGANNAIGLMDMALQRLSKQRADLGAYYNRLEMTAKGLMSAYENTQAAESRIRDADMAEEMVNFTRSTILVHTGTAMLAQANLQPQSILRLLG; encoded by the coding sequence ATGATCATCAACAACAACATGGGTGCGATCAATGCGAACAGGACGCTGAAGTTTACGCATTGGGACGTGGACAAGAGTATGCAGAAGCTCTCCTCCGGCATTCGTATCAACAAGGCGGGAGACGATGCTTCGGGGCTGGCTGTTTCCGAGAAGATGCGGACCCAGATCCAGGGACTCAGGCAGGCCGAGCGGAACACCGAGGACGGGATGTCGTTCGTACAGACCGCCGAGGGGTATCTCAATCAGTCCGCCCAGATCATCCAGAGGATCAGGGTGCTGTCCGTGCAGGCGGCGAACGGCATCTATTCGAACGAAGACCGTCAGCTCATTCAGGTGGAGGTTTCCGCGCTCGTGGACGAGGTCGACAGGATCGCGTCGCAGGCGGAATTCAACCGTTTCAAGGTGCTCACCGGAGAATTTTCGAAGGTGAACCCGAAGGCGTCTATGTGGTTGCATATGGGTGCGAACGCGAATCAGCGCGAGCGCATTTACATCGGTACGATGACGGCCCAGTCCTTCCGCTTGAGGGACGGCACGGGCAAGGTTGTCGTATCGCTCTCATCGCCCGGGGGCGCGAACAACGCGATAGGCCTGATGGACATGGCGCTGCAGCGGCTTTCCAAGCAGCGCGCCGATCTCGGCGCGTATTACAACAGGCTTGAGATGACCGCGAAGGGCCTTATGTCCGCCTATGAGAACACCCAGGCGGCGGAATCACGTATCAGAGACGCCGATATGGCCGAAGAGATGGTGAACTTCACCAGGAGCACCATCCTTGTCCATACAGGCACTGCGATGCTTGCGCAGGCAAACCTGCAGCCCCAGTCGATTTTACGGTTGCTTGGATAA
- a CDS encoding sodium:proton antiporter, which produces MKRVLVVFLALVAVLYLAPAAVSIGLAAGHGAAGVENPGAHATAAPEVAAAHESNLGKDLPLWSALPFAGILLSIALFPLVAPHFWHRHFPKISAAWALAFAVPFVFVYRGDAMYEILHIYIADYIPFIILLWSLFVISGGIYVKGTLKGSPAVNALIILIGTALASWIGTTGASMLLIRPIIRSNMWRKHKAHTIVFFIFLVSNIGGTLTPLGDPPLFLGFLQGVPFFWTFKILPEMLVIVTILMAVYFAMDSYLYKKEDKSAMTTEKEAISIEGGINFLFLAGVIGGVLFSGVYQAKLGQVNILGVHQSIANLIKDFILVLMAFLSLWITKKAVRSANEFSWFPIKEVAYLFAGIFMTIIPALAILKAGEQGALAWLTKAVETPAHYFWATGILSSFLDNAPTYLSFFNSLLGKFYPGMPEAVAVSKLVVEQVPYLAAVSSAAVFMGANTYIGNAPNFMVKAIAEESGIAMPSFFGYMFKYSIPVLIPIFILLTLLFF; this is translated from the coding sequence ATGAAAAGAGTCCTCGTTGTTTTTCTCGCTCTCGTGGCGGTGTTGTACCTGGCGCCCGCGGCCGTATCGATCGGCCTGGCGGCGGGGCATGGCGCCGCGGGTGTTGAAAACCCCGGCGCCCATGCGACTGCCGCCCCGGAGGTGGCCGCCGCGCACGAAAGCAATTTAGGTAAAGATCTCCCGCTCTGGTCGGCCCTGCCCTTTGCCGGAATCCTGCTTTCCATAGCCCTCTTCCCGCTCGTAGCGCCGCATTTCTGGCACCGTCACTTTCCAAAGATTTCGGCGGCATGGGCTCTTGCGTTCGCCGTGCCCTTCGTCTTCGTTTACAGGGGCGACGCGATGTACGAGATCCTTCACATCTACATCGCCGACTACATACCCTTCATCATCCTTTTGTGGTCGCTCTTCGTCATATCGGGGGGCATCTACGTGAAGGGCACGCTCAAGGGAAGCCCGGCCGTCAACGCGCTCATCATCCTGATCGGCACCGCGCTCGCGTCCTGGATCGGCACCACCGGCGCGTCGATGCTCCTCATCAGGCCGATCATACGCTCGAACATGTGGAGAAAGCACAAGGCGCATACCATCGTGTTTTTCATCTTTCTGGTCAGCAACATCGGCGGCACCCTCACACCTCTGGGCGACCCCCCGCTCTTCCTCGGCTTTCTGCAAGGGGTCCCCTTCTTCTGGACCTTCAAGATACTGCCCGAGATGCTCGTTATTGTGACCATTCTGATGGCGGTCTACTTCGCGATGGATTCTTACTTGTATAAGAAAGAGGACAAATCCGCGATGACCACCGAGAAAGAGGCCATCAGCATTGAAGGCGGAATAAACTTCCTTTTCCTCGCCGGCGTAATCGGCGGCGTACTGTTCAGCGGCGTCTACCAGGCGAAGCTCGGCCAAGTTAACATCCTCGGGGTGCACCAGAGCATTGCCAACCTCATCAAGGACTTCATCCTCGTGCTCATGGCATTTCTCTCTCTCTGGATAACGAAAAAAGCGGTCCGCTCCGCTAACGAGTTCAGCTGGTTCCCGATCAAGGAGGTCGCCTATCTCTTCGCCGGCATATTCATGACGATCATCCCGGCGCTCGCCATCCTCAAGGCTGGCGAACAGGGCGCGCTCGCATGGCTGACAAAGGCAGTGGAAACTCCCGCTCATTATTTCTGGGCGACCGGCATTCTGTCGAGCTTCCTCGACAACGCCCCGACCTACCTTTCCTTCTTTAACAGCCTGCTCGGCAAGTTCTATCCGGGCATGCCGGAGGCGGTCGCCGTTTCGAAACTTGTCGTAGAGCAGGTACCCTATCTGGCGGCGGTTTCGTCAGCCGCGGTCTTCATGGGGGCCAACACCTATATCGGAAACGCGCCCAACTTCATGGTCAAGGCGATCGCGGAAGAGTCGGGAATAGCCATGCCGAGCTTCTTCGGTTACATGTTCAAGTATTCGATTCCGGTACTGATTCCGATTTTCATCTTACTCACACTGCTGTTTTTCTGA
- a CDS encoding LysR substrate-binding domain-containing protein yields MECTASEGVREAVAAGLGVGFISRLALPAVMISEKLKILKIKGFTIRRDIFLVYRHGKTLSRPAALLADELRRLSRKKA; encoded by the coding sequence CTGGAATGCACCGCCTCGGAAGGCGTGCGCGAGGCCGTCGCGGCCGGTCTCGGTGTCGGTTTTATCTCCCGCCTCGCGCTCCCCGCGGTGATGATTTCCGAAAAGCTGAAAATCCTGAAGATCAAGGGCTTCACCATACGGCGCGATATTTTCCTCGTATACCGGCATGGAAAAACCCTCTCGCGTCCGGCGGCGCTGCTCGCAGATGAACTGCGGAGATTGTCGCGGAAGAAAGCCTGA
- a CDS encoding LysR family transcriptional regulator — protein MEHIRMEIHCHEKAQFRPQTAPPILVVVEHRSFTLASRALRVGQAAMSNRVSALEETPGIELIRRSSRVLALTPQGGIFKTFCERHFDEIGPLRKEISDAVAAGVTVVASSIIPSAYVLPALI, from the coding sequence ATGGAACATATACGGATGGAAATACACTGCCATGAAAAAGCTCAATTTCGACCTCAAACAGCTCCGCCAATTCTGGTCGTTGTTGAACACCGCAGCTTTACGCTCGCGTCGCGCGCGCTCAGGGTGGGACAGGCGGCCATGAGCAACCGCGTCTCCGCGCTCGAGGAGACGCCCGGCATCGAACTCATACGGCGAAGCAGCAGGGTACTCGCGCTCACCCCGCAGGGCGGGATATTCAAGACTTTCTGCGAGAGGCATTTCGATGAAATCGGGCCGCTTCGAAAGGAGATATCGGACGCGGTCGCGGCGGGGGTGACGGTCGTTGCTTCCAGCATCATCCCTTCCGCCTATGTACTTCCCGCGCTCATATAA
- a CDS encoding sigma 54-interacting transcriptional regulator, whose protein sequence is MENHVLATTPVSNGPAAETRFLYQMGRIFTSFTRIEDLLDGVLGLLRAHLSVRRGMISIRDRTTDDIFVDASVGYSDEEIRRGVYKPGEGITGRVVATGEPIVVPSIGNEPLFLNRTLARTPGDSDSMAFICVPIKIDVDTVGTISIDKTPGDDPSFARDLSVLTTTAIMIAHAVRSRGELRRRESQLEQENKLLELRLSERRRPANIIGNSAAMHELCEKILMVAPTASTVLVCGESGTGKELVANAIHENSPRKKGPYVRINVAALPESLIESELFGHEKGAFTGAAALKKGRFELAHGGTIFLDEIGDLARHLQVKLLRAIQEKSIERLGGEKTIPLDVRIIAATHRNLEEKMARGEFREDLYYRLNVFPLYVPPLRERKADVILLADHFLERFSRGHGKTIGRISSEAIDMLAAYHWPGNVRELENCVERAVIMSGEDVIRSYHLPPSLQMASPPAAPVTLEDMVDRYRREIIIDHLKMSRGNITRAAEMLGTTKRILTYTIHSLEIDYARYR, encoded by the coding sequence ATGGAAAATCACGTCCTCGCCACTACGCCCGTATCAAACGGGCCGGCCGCCGAAACCCGCTTCCTTTACCAGATGGGAAGGATATTCACCTCGTTTACCCGGATAGAGGACCTCCTCGACGGAGTACTCGGGCTTCTTCGCGCGCACCTTTCAGTCCGGCGCGGCATGATCAGCATCCGCGACCGTACAACCGACGACATTTTCGTCGACGCCTCGGTCGGCTATTCCGACGAGGAGATACGAAGGGGCGTGTACAAACCGGGTGAGGGGATCACCGGCAGGGTGGTCGCCACTGGCGAACCGATCGTGGTTCCGTCAATAGGAAATGAGCCGCTCTTTCTTAACAGGACGCTCGCGCGAACTCCGGGCGATTCGGACTCCATGGCGTTCATATGCGTACCGATTAAAATCGACGTAGACACGGTGGGCACCATTTCCATCGACAAGACGCCCGGGGACGATCCGTCCTTCGCTCGCGACCTGAGCGTGCTTACCACCACGGCCATCATGATCGCGCACGCCGTTCGCAGCCGCGGCGAGCTGCGCCGGCGCGAATCCCAGCTGGAGCAGGAAAATAAGCTCCTCGAGCTCAGGCTGTCGGAGCGGAGGCGTCCGGCGAACATCATCGGCAACTCGGCGGCGATGCACGAGCTCTGCGAAAAGATATTGATGGTTGCGCCGACGGCCTCGACGGTACTGGTTTGCGGAGAAAGCGGCACCGGCAAGGAGCTCGTCGCCAACGCCATACACGAAAACAGCCCGAGGAAGAAAGGGCCGTACGTGCGCATCAACGTCGCGGCTCTCCCCGAAAGCCTGATCGAAAGCGAGCTCTTCGGCCACGAAAAGGGGGCCTTTACCGGCGCAGCCGCGCTCAAGAAGGGGCGCTTCGAGCTCGCCCATGGCGGCACCATCTTTCTCGACGAGATCGGCGACCTGGCCCGGCATCTCCAGGTGAAGCTTTTACGCGCCATCCAGGAAAAGAGCATTGAGCGCCTCGGCGGCGAGAAGACCATTCCCCTCGACGTGCGCATCATCGCGGCCACTCACCGCAACCTCGAGGAGAAGATGGCCCGGGGCGAGTTTCGAGAGGACCTGTATTACCGGTTGAACGTGTTCCCGCTTTACGTTCCGCCGCTGCGCGAACGCAAGGCCGACGTCATCCTGCTGGCCGACCATTTTCTGGAGCGCTTTTCGCGCGGGCACGGAAAGACGATCGGGAGGATAAGCAGCGAGGCCATCGACATGCTTGCCGCGTACCACTGGCCGGGAAACGTGCGCGAGCTCGAGAACTGCGTCGAGCGCGCCGTGATCATGAGCGGAGAGGACGTTATCCGAAGCTATCACCTCCCGCCGTCGCTCCAGATGGCCAGTCCGCCCGCCGCGCCGGTAACGCTCGAGGATATGGTCGACCGATACCGCAGGGAGATCATCATCGACCACCTCAAGATGTCGCGGGGAAATATAACCAGGGCCGCCGAAATGCTCGGCACCACCAAGCGCATCCTCACCTATACCATACACAGCCTCGAGATCGATTACGCGCGCTACAGGTAG